The genomic DNA TTGTAGTTGCTTCCATAACATCAAAGTAAGCACGAATTTTTGCTCACATTTTGtaagtaacaaaaaaaaaaaaaaaggcaacaaTGAAGGACATTTGACAACATGTATGATGTTACATTAACTTTATTCTCAACACAGATTGGACTTCACTTGTTGAACAAGCACTTTAGtgttcagggcccggttgttcaaaagccaattaatgCTAatccagattaaaaattaaacaaggagtttatttctctactcccaaatgctgttaaACACTGATATTCGACAAAAATTTACATCAGAGGAAGTaaatcttggaaaacaaaaataagcaaaagaaactttcaccaaaaagttgaaaacatgaaacaaatgttcatgctaatcctggattaagttaatcgcctttcaaacaactgggccctggacaAGCAACCAAACAACTAAGCCATCCACTCCTCACCCTAGGCCACCCCCagttgacagagtaaaatctgctCTGGCTCACTCCCAGGAATCAAGGGGTTAACATGAATAGTTTAATTACCATTGAAACAACTTTCACTCTTGAACACTAGCTTTGAAAAAGAGGTAGAAATGAACTTCAAATTGGCCTTCACTGTTGATGGCTGTCCGAAGGACAAGTTACATTTTTCacttataataattttatttattacacGTTGACACATACAACATACATATTTAATTTACTACATGATAAAAATTGAAGGGACTAGTatatatgtatgggttatttgAAAGACACATATTGATGTTGATGTGGTtgtaaaaattctaaaattaagATGGTAGTGTGCATTTTGTTTAACAATGAATGATTCAAAACTACAAGTTACcgaataatttgaaaaaaattgcttaaatATATCAAGCagcttcctcctcctcctcatctTCTTCATCAGTTTCCTCCTCACTCTCGTCATCTTCCAACTCTTCACTCTCTGCTCTCTCTGCCACGGTGATACTCATTTCAGCAATATCTTCCACGGCAACAACATGGGGGAGCATCCACTGAACAGGGGCAGACGAAAGGAGGTATTGTGTCATGACATGCTGATTGACAAACACATAGCCGACAAGTTGATCTTTTGCTTTAGACAAAGGTTCTGTAACATTCATCACCACGCTAGCAACTGCTGCTGGCATGTCACTGACAGAATGAGCCTGAAAGAGAAACTTGCCTGTCACAAAAAAGGCTTGCTATGATGGACTGCACTGTTACGTCATTTACATCATTACTCatgaacaataataattcaAATACAGGCACAACAGTGTTCCAAAACTTTTCTGAACTTCTTATTCTCAATTAAATCATTCTCCTCAGCTGGTGTATCAAGGTTACCTTTTCAAAGATATCAAGGGTGCTGACCATTGAGCCAAGATTCATGGAAATTTTGGTTaaagttaaggacgttcgcgcccattggtactgcgcattttttcgcgcatgtcacgcacacgtgaTGCAttgcagaccacgaaggtaaacacggtgctaaaggtgcaaacattttccacaagaatggaacgtgaaagcatttggcattatgggatagctgtggacccaggtcttctcggaaatgtcacgcaatggcgtgacagtgcgaatagacaatcgcttcgAGAACtttgcagcgattttactctcttgaatgctcggtgacccccatttttctttccgtagatcacgtcctttcctgattttttccatttaaaaaaaaaaacaaaaaaaatctgtacgtgagaagtaaCAAATATTTCGTCTTTTATGCTCTCGTACGACCGAACTTTTCTTTCTTaaactaatatgtatcgttttccaaggtctatttcacctcaggaTTTAcactgttttcttttaaattttacctTTGTAAAAGCAAACACGAGATTTTTGGCCGATACAAAGACTTCCCCACTGAGTTCAAGTGCCATGCTGGGTATGTACATGGTTGCATTGAACAGTTTCTTGCCTGCAGTTGCCGACACTCCAACCAAGTCAGTTACTCTGCCCTGTAAATCACCCACctgcccgaaaaaaaaaaagatcatctGTCAAACTGAACAAATAAACAGCAAAAAGGAGAACCACTTAACACTGCATTCAGTGCCCTTGCCCCTCACGATCAAGTCCTAGGTTGTTCCATGGTAAGGTGATCCCAAGAAAAATCTTGACTCAACCCAGTCACAGGGGTTGAATTTCTTCTTCATTATGCTCTTAGATATTTTAGGGCTATCTGCACTTGCCATGACCtgaaaattacttagctggactCAAATGATGACCAAACTCAAATGGAAAATTTGCACTTTTCAGAAGCTCAGGAAACATGCCAATAACGATATTATTGCCTGCAAATCATTGCATACCTTTTCAACAGTAAACTGAACAGACTTGTAAGACAGGAGCTTTTTTGTTCCCCTGCGTGCAATCCTTTTTTGCAGGTTCCTGATCCTGGCCAAGCTGCCCTTTGACTGGTCTTCTGCCATAGTCACAAGCTCCTTCACATCCTCTGGACAGGATCCATCAGTTGGCAGGGCTAACTCACTCAGAACCTCAGTAAAGGACACCATCTCACCAGTCTTAGCAATCACCATCTTGACAACAGGGGCATTCTGAACTTTACTGTAGTAAGTTGAGGCAGTCTGGCTCAGAGCAGTCTTTATCTAATGtgacaaaaatatttaatacttcaTTTAGCAACCACAAGTGAGGCAATGCAATACAATTAACGGTACAAATGtaagattttaaatggcaaatGGTCCAAAACCATATGTTCTGAGCCATTTGTTTTTGACATAAAGTCACACCACTTTCACAGCCCTGTACCGGTAAAAATTGCTTGACAACCCTGGGGGCATTTACTTATATTTATACATAAAAGTGTAGGTGAATTCTGCATTTTCATGCAGATAAAACCTGTTTTCATATGAATGGTTTTGTACAAAGACTTGCTTTGGAATGGGTGAGGAAAAATCTTTCAACAAATATATCAGGACAAGAGGTTTAACAGCACAATCAGACCTCATTTGGTGTCTTTGTAATAAAGGGCAACTTCTCCTCAACCTTCGTCAGAGTTCCTGAAGCCACACGGTCAATGGTCgcagctgcaaaaaaaaaaaaaggcacacCTTAAGTTTAAGTTACCAAGGTTAAAaaatctggccccagttgttcaaacgatggatagcactatccactggataactcaattggttttgctagtgtttatctgctgcatagtgatttatctggtggataagccctatccatcgtttgaacaactggggtctgATGTTTAAATATCAACTACAATGCATTGACAGTTTTTAAGAACTTCTTTCTTTGGCACTAGGTAAatttgaatataaaaaaatgattaAAGCTTGTTACTCAGAATTCTAAAAAGAAccacaaaatacaatagaatacAGGTACTCaactgaccactccccataggggcttttcagggccaataaaacacaatcacaacagaacagaccattcaacaacaactgttaagaatcccaactggccggaggcaaaccagttggctatctACCAGCTGAAAagctgaaccagggactaccgggAACAAATTAAACCAGGGGTCAGAAGgtgtcttgaacccaggatccctggatctcaaggcaagtgccctgaCCACTTGTCAGCCACGCCCATGTTTTTGTTGACATAAGGGGGCTTTGGTGGTGTATTACTCTTGGGACTTGACCAAACCAAAAATAATAGTGAGAAAATGAGATATTTTTACCGGCTGGCCTATATTTCTTTGATACCCAAGCAGTTGGCAATGAAAACAAGGCGAGATGGTTCACTTTAGTTTCATTCATTGCTTGCGCGGTCCTTTGTAAGTAATGATAAGCAGTACTGAGTAAAAGTAAACTAAGATGGTTTCATTGGTTGCGTACACacacttgtacatgtagcatAAGATGAAATGCTCTTATTCTACGGTCCTAgaatttctctgttttcaaGTTTACTAAATCTTGAAACAGGTGTTGAATCCAACAAAAATTTTTTCCTCCTGTTAATTCAACACAAGCTGACCTCTATATCAAAATATGGCACACGCAAGCTTGCTCACTTCCACAATATGCAGTTGTAATATCggtgagaaaatgaaatgaacagcaaaaagATAAAGGCTTTTACTGTTTTGTGATAGGCATTAGTACCGGTATTCAAATGTTCACCACTGTGTTCAGTGCTGTCAGCTTGAGCGAGACACACATAACATTATTTGAACCAGAATCATCAATTTGACAGTGAATTCGCTGTTCATGATTCCTTGCAACAaagatttccatttccattcgaCAACATGTTGCAAAGAGGAAGTCATACATAAGTTATCACAGAAAATgaaattctaataaacatagcttatttttccatggaaaacagaattatatGGCCCATTTGGTGTCCAACAGAAACAGATTAGTGTAACAGTCACAGAATCCAGAGTTTTTGATTGCACCGAAAAAGGCAACTGAAGAGTTGTGGGCACGCAATGACACTTCttcaaaagaacaaagcaaacTCCAAAAAGGATGGAAGGTAATACTGAACTCCGATCCAAAATGGGCTTTACATGCATTACTGTAAGTGACCTTAGTTTTCTAATGAAGAGAAAGAATTTTGCAATAAGAGATCTTGCTCCTCACTTCGATATTTAGGAGAAATTTCCTTCCCCTAATTTCCTTGTCttatcataggcagcccaagttcgcatcactagagagcgtgtaataattgattactagtggaagatgacctttgagtaaaagcAGTGTTGCATTACAGGCAGCcattgagaatttaaacgcgttgtaagactttgtatgggaaataaaatactgaAGATTTTGaggcctaaaaaacgctcaatttaacgttcattcaataaaatgaataaaaatgacttacctctggtgtatttttgtgccttttggagcttgttttaccgtttcgggaattccgtgttttcaatgtttaaagacgaagtcaaggctgcacactacgattccgaccgttgtcggctcagaggcggtttgcgactcgaaaccATGGAGCtcttcgagaagccgctgtggggatggggtaagtgttgtacatgaaatgactgtacctcgtCGGGTGGAGTTGATTTGACCTCGGATCCAAGCTCCGTGTCGTGATACAGTATCACCAGCCGTTaacttcatcagctatcgtgtaatcggaagcagaaaatgctcatttccagccaagtgcgtggggatttttgacgacgaaacattcaccgaggttcgcaaatgatgtggctttagctttgcgtgaaaaaatagCGGCAGGGATGAATTTTCGATTcacaaaccgcctctgagctgacaacggtcggaatcgtagtgtgcagccttgacttcgtcttagaacattgaaaacacggaattcccgaaacggtaaaataagctccaaaaggcacaaaaatacaccagaggtaagtcatttttattcattttattgaatggacgttaaattgagcgttttttaggcttcataatcttcggtattttatttcccatacaaagtcttacaacgcgtttaaattctcaacgggctgcctgtaacgcaacactgcttttactcaaaggtcatcttcccactagtaatcaattattacacgctctctagtgatgcgaacttgggctgcctatggtcttatttttacgtttccatatttttttcctgtttgcAAAATGAACAACAGCCTAATGAGACCATGATCAATGGCGTCAATTTCTTAGGTTCAGAGGTCCCTTGAGAAttgtgaaacaaagaaaacggtAACACACTTAATCATCTTACGTGGGGTACTAATAAGACTTTAAATATTGACAGATGTATTTGCTGCGGgaataactttcattttatcACAGCGGCTCAATCGTCCATTTCAACACGAATCATGCCTGCCTCTGGGTATCAAAGGTATATATGTCAGATCAAAGTGCAATACCATATGGATGGTCCATGTTATTTAAAGCGCGATTCCGTTGCAAGCAGAGTAGCTTAAGAGTGTTCTAGCCCGTGATACCAAATCTTAAGATGTGAACATGAAATGTAACAAGAATTTCAGTGCTTCTGTGACAAATCTGGGCCCCAAAAAGTAACGTGAAAGTGAAATTTCTCAGGAGGAACTTAGATGGCTGAAGCTTACGTCATGAACATTAACGATTACAAGGCTGTTGTTGTTGGACTAATACGTACCAGCACATTCTATTTTCCCCAAGATAGGTTGAGCCAGTGGCAAAGAATTTGCAGCTGTCAAGATAGGCTGGGTAGCAGAATTCGCCATATTGATCGTACTTTCGCCAGCGCTACAAGCATATCTTGTGACCGCATTCCGTTCTTTCACTGAAGTGTATATTTGTGAAAGCTGTTGGATGGCAGCCACTGCTACTGGCAGTTCGCACAAACGGGTGGTGAACGACTTGCCTTCCGATTCCTGAACAACTTCACTCGTCATTTCTGCACTAAGAGTTAAAAACGTATTTCCCACAATACCAAGTCGCGCCTTCTTCTTACTCGAATAATTAAAATTTAGTACGCAGTTCAAAATTATAGCGAATTTTGTCTTGCATTATCCAATCAAAAGATCTGTTAGAAAAAAACGTTCGGACACTGGCCAATCATAACTGATGATAATATTTGTGGACAATGACGCAAGGCAGAAAGTTTGACCAAAGTCCATTGCCACGTGACTGCATGTCGTATCCTGTATTTTGTAACCCTTGTTAGTTGCTACCCTTGTCTCAAAAATAGTAATGTCAGAAATTCTTTCGGAAATCTTTTTCATCAGTTACTCACTAGGTGTCTGAAAATAGGGTGAGTGTTAGGCCTACCGGGGCGCAAACCTGTTTTTGTGGGGAAAAGCAGGTATCAAACAAGTCGTGCAAGATTATATATATTGCTATGAATTTACGCTTAGGTCATTCAAGGTGACGGCAAAACAAAAGTTACCACAAAGTTGCTTTAAGTCTACGCACCTATAAGACAATGCTGGAATTTATTCTACCCCCTTTCAAATTACCTTTCTTAGCAAACAAAATGGGGATTACCTTGGCTTAAAAGCGAAAAACCCCAGCACGTCTCGCTTCTTTGCTTTTAAACAACGGCTCCTCGTTATCGACCTCTGTTGACCTTGGTTGTCATTGACTGAAACATCTCTTGTACGAGTAATAGGAACTGTGTAGTTAAGTAGTAAGTAGTCCGCCGCACAGAAACCATTTCTTGAGAGCTGGTCACAAACCCAATCAACATTTATTTTAATCTTTTATCTGTGATAATGGCCTTTGTCATTTCACTATTCTCGTGTGCCATAAGCAGTTCAATGTTCATATTtctctgttgtttattttaatccGATCTTTGTTCACAATACCCCAAATCTCTCACCGCCTCTTTTTACCATATTTGTCACCATAACCTGTCGAGCTCCAGTATCACCCAGCCGCCTCGTATATTTCCATAAATTAATCCCGACCTATCCAATCGAACAGAGAAAGCTCTGCTTACCcttattttacaattttttttttatcattgtaaaataaggGTAAGCAGAGCTTTCTCTGCCCTGCCCACGGTATATATgtaaataaacgaaaaaaaaaaaaggttcggcaatcgaacccaatcgaacaCCAATCGTTCGATTGCTGAACTCAATCGAACGTAATCGAACTCACaataaaattttgccaatcgaacacaatcgaacgttcgattacCGAACGATTGGTATAATCGAACCTTCGATTAACGAACGCCGTTGTTGAAATGGTGcgatttttctcttttgagaagCATTCCCTTTtacatgtaacagtcacagtaccTTAACAGTCATCGAAATTgccttttatttgttttgttttgttcgaaCATTGACATTCTTGCAGTATGATTTTCAGTTTCTGTTTATTCAATAAAAGCTGACAATGATTATATGATGAATGGTAAATTCCACGTGTTTTACTCAGTTTGAGGCGTCAAGGGACAATTGCATTGGATTAGTTCGATTTTGTTCGATTGGTTCGAAGATCGAACTCACAGCAAAATGAGTGTTCGATTTTGTTCGATTGCCGAACCCAATCGAACAATTAGagttcgattgggttcgattggtTTTTTTTGTTCGGTTTTGTTCGATTGGATAGGTCGggattaatttaacccttttcCCCATTGACAACATTGACGAGTataatcgtctggcgttagacagagtaaaatcggaTTTTATGGCAGTGAAAGTTTTTGAGCGAACatagatgttgttgttgttaagacCGTCCACCAATTCATTAATCAGACGAATAATTGGGTGAGTTTCTGAAGAAACTTTGATGCTGAATCGGCGGGGAGTGAAGCacgaaaaatttggtttaatcaACCACTTCCGCCAACCGGTCAGTATAAATGCAGACTGACTAGGAAAATGGCGACTGAGGACTTAACTGTCACATCGTTTCACGCGATATATTTTCAAGTAACCTTAGGGTCACGCAATGTCGGACTCGTTTTGTCTGCCGCAAAAATTTCCGCCTTGGTCTATTTCCTTCTAAAAAATTATTCAGTTACCATTAAGAATTTGTATTTCTTCGAAGCGTAAACAAACGGTGGTATGCTTCGTGGTTCAAAGACACGCTTTGCTTTGCTCGCACGTGTTCCAACCTTTCGGGCGTTGTTCAGCACGGTAGGGATTTCTATTACAGATCGTTtttactgtcacgcaacaaacaaataaaatcgaaaccgttcaatgaaaaaaagtTGGAACATCACAACCTCAAACCCAGGCCTGGTTTCGAGGCTGGGAACATCAtgtgatgacgtcactgtgaaacgCCAGTGGGTGCTTAccaatcttttcggaaattgtggacaacctccagatgTAGTCcactttttccgttcggaatggAATTCGAGAAATGCCCTTACCATTTGTgagaatcgttccgtttccaTTCCAGGCCCTTTAATTTCTCTcaagatcgagtaaatatgcgggatggaatgccgAGTAGCaaaaatggtaagcgccattctcatccggttggtcattacattcggaaaatcgcttacctttgtgcaacgatcattccatccggattatttggctaaatggtaagcacccagtGTGTCCTCATAACATTCGGAAAACCTATTTAATAAATGTACttgtagacaattttttttgcaaggACCAGCTGAACAACAAAGTGGAAAAGCCGGATCTTGGGAGAcctaaccagcaaataatttgtagatttaaaacaaaatgataCTTCAAGGCtggctgtacggctgtgaggatatacatttatttatttatttatttatttatttatttatttaatatgcATGAATAAAAGTTTGAAACGAGAGAGGCCACTGTGGAAAAGaggaggaaaggaaaaatgtccGACATATCGAGCtaagaaaatgaaacagaacAGACTTTTTAAGAGGAACGCATATTTTTTGGatgatttttcaacaatgcGACAATTTAGAgtcagtacgcagctattacaaccgctctcgggattggttcagaaaacaataaacacgaagaacgatacaaaagaaacaatgaatcttgattctaaaaaaaaacaatagagctgcgcCCTAAAgaaatccaatgaaattagaggttgtaaagagctgcatCCTATCTCGGAGGGTCAATTTAGGCCTTAGTCTGTATTTTATCCTGACCGTTCCGACAACCGTTTCACCCTCTAAGATTAGTGCAAGCTTTCTCCGTTTAAGGACTGtgactactattgttattgcgcatacgttctgcgcaacTACAGATACTTGGGTTTCCTATCGGCGATGCTTACTGATACAGtcactatccggagaaagtagatcttattaagtagtcttggtacccaaaaagaaaattgggtaaccatacatttttgagagctaattaattttcaatttgagaaagaacgccatacattgctttgtattttaaatcatCATAATTTATTCGTTCTCCAAGTGGAGAATTGGGCTGTAGGCTCTCTGCCTCCAGGCTGTTCTGTCCTCCGCAGCCGATGCTGCTGCTGCCCATGTTCCTAAACCGTTCTCTTTCATCTCTCTTTCGATAGTCCTTCTCCAAGTCTCACGCGGTCCACccctttaaatattatttatcaattatctttgaaaaatgcatggttacccccaattttctttttggatttcaataacacttgttaagatctacatttcctgcataatcctatgaattagtaggtaccgtccaATCGAACTATAGAAGTGTAATAAACTAAGAACTAAGAACCTCCAAGTATAGATTTgtgagctgacgtttcgagcgttatccCTTCGCCAGAGATCACAATTCGTTTTTTATGGTGATTGATCAAGGGGGATCAaccttaactacagaaagacagtTGTTGCTAAGGACTGTTGCTTTGCACCGCAAGTATCATGgtgttaacaacaacaataaaagcaagatgacacacgccaaaggcacccaacgagaatatagttcaaaatcacttgaacatagcattgttaaacgtattttagtatttaaacggtagatataggcatatttttatcccctaaacatttttcatctgttcggatttcctagctgaaagtctagtgatccgaaaattatagggatcaaaacttgccttttcgaaaatttcagccacaaAAAGGCTCCCGGAAATTCTAGGCGAACTTTTAAGggaaaaaatccgttaaaaatgggcaattatacaaTTTTTCCGATggtcgaaaatcctaggagaggcaggcaagcaagaaattttacaacaaatgttacgaaaattctagatctcaaatcgtcttccaaacagatatttaccgaaaattgacgttgggtgccgctgatacgctaacaccaacccagtgtggccaacacatcacgcaacATGGTGTTGCGTGTTATGGTTGCGTGTCATGTGCGTGTTGTGTTGCGTGTCATGTTGTTACTCGAGGTACAGATACTGTTCACAGGATCTACCAAGGTGTTTTGGACTAGTTTAATCCCGCAATTCCAAGTTGCACAAAGTAACTTAATAGTCAACTGAAACTGAAGATGCATTCATATGAATAACCTATAACACTGGAAATGGAATAAACGAACTCCCTCCAACATGTTGTAGAtataacaagacgcctataacagcgtttccgtgggatgcacaattCGGAAAATGGTGAAAGTTTACCAGAAAGATGAGTCTGTAATTTTAACTAGCAGgtatttgttttaatgctactaaatttgcaaatggaaaCAATCAGGCTGAGCACATCAATATGATCAGAATATCTTTCCTTTTCCAGGAATCACGGTCAggatttctttggaatactgactGGAGATTGGCCGCTTCATTCGTTTGCTTTAGTTTAATGGGCCCTTCTCGGGTTGCTGTTTCTCTTGGTTTCGAAgagagtcttggtgctcaactattgtaagggaaatgagtttgatttgcataagaataagcAAGTgaactcatttccatttcagaatggttgtgcaccaggactcgctttgaaactgaggcatgcagcaactcggaactATGATAGGCTATTAGTGTATAAaccaaataggccatttccgagttcatgtctgcctcctcttcaaagcgagtctaagtgcgaagtttttgcgatggtaattagttctactttacatatgaatgaaaactaattttcataaaaaaaagttCGCTCTTacactcgccttgaagaggaggcatgaactcggaaatggcctattggaataatgttttttcttttacttgatTTCTGTTTTGTGCTTGGCTGATTAAGGCTTTTTTCTAATATTC from Montipora capricornis isolate CH-2021 chromosome 2, ASM3666992v2, whole genome shotgun sequence includes the following:
- the LOC138038402 gene encoding uncharacterized protein — its product is MTSEVVQESEGKSFTTRLCELPVAVAAIQQLSQIYTSVKERNAVTRYACSAGESTINMANSATQPILTAANSLPLAQPILGKIECAAATIDRVASGTLTKVEEKLPFITKTPNEIKTALSQTASTYYSKVQNAPVVKMVIAKTGEMVSFTEVLSELALPTDGSCPEDVKELVTMAEDQSKGSLARIRNLQKRIARRGTKKLLSYKSVQFTVEKVGDLQGRVTDLVGVSATAGKKLFNATMYIPSMALELSGEVFVSAKNLVFAFTKAHSVSDMPAAVASVVMNVTEPLSKAKDQLVGYVFVNQHVMTQYLLSSAPVQWMLPHVVAVEDIAEMSITVAERAESEELEDDESEEETDEEDEEEEEAA